A genomic segment from Nodularia sphaerocarpa UHCC 0038 encodes:
- a CDS encoding metallophosphoesterase: protein MHWLLSGPLSIQRLTVKITDLPVSLEGKKLVQMSDFHYDGVRLSEEILEQAIALSNQLKPDLILLTGDYVTTSPKPIHALASRLKQLQSQAGIYAILGNHDIYYKHSKSEITNALTSIGVNVLWNQIAYPLGKELALVGLADRYSKEFNPPAVMNQLDPDIHRIVLSHNPDTAELLQAWRVDLQLSGHTHGGQIVIPGIGPILVCYKRIVQNIPNKLRYRLPFLRRNYSFIRHWEWAQGLHQVGHNQLYVNRGLGTYLPGRLFCPPEVTEIILQRA from the coding sequence ATGCACTGGTTGTTATCTGGACCGTTGAGTATACAGAGATTAACGGTTAAGATTACAGATTTGCCTGTATCTTTAGAAGGTAAGAAATTGGTGCAAATGTCAGACTTTCATTATGATGGTGTGCGACTATCGGAAGAAATCTTAGAACAGGCGATCGCACTTAGCAACCAATTAAAACCAGATTTAATTTTATTGACTGGCGACTATGTAACCACAAGCCCAAAACCCATTCATGCGCTAGCCTCACGACTAAAACAGCTACAAAGTCAAGCTGGTATTTATGCCATATTGGGTAATCACGATATATATTACAAACACTCAAAAAGCGAAATTACCAACGCCCTCACTAGCATTGGGGTTAACGTCCTGTGGAATCAAATCGCCTATCCTTTGGGAAAAGAATTAGCATTAGTAGGATTAGCGGATCGTTATTCAAAAGAATTCAATCCCCCAGCAGTCATGAACCAACTAGATCCTGACATACATCGGATTGTCTTATCTCATAACCCTGATACTGCGGAATTATTGCAAGCATGGCGAGTAGATTTGCAATTATCTGGTCACACACACGGCGGACAAATTGTGATTCCAGGAATAGGTCCCATATTAGTTTGCTACAAAAGAATTGTGCAAAATATCCCCAATAAACTACGGTATCGCTTACCATTTCTGCGGAGAAACTACTCCTTCATCCGCCATTGGGAATGGGCGCAAGGTTTACATCAAGTAGGACACAATCAGCTGTATGTAAATCGTGGTTTGGGAACTTATTTACCAGGACGTTTATTTTGTCCCCCTGAAGTTACAGAAATTATCCTCCAAAGGGCATAG
- a CDS encoding metallophosphoesterase, whose product MHWLFTGRLRVDEITVKIADLPQSLQGTKLVQLTDFHYDGLRLSEELLAQAISATNKAEPDLILLTGDYVTDDPTPIHELALRLKNLQSRCGIYAVLGNHDIHYKHSKTEITSALSSIGINVLWNEIAYPLGQELPIVGLAEYWSREFNPAPIMNQLNSDLPRIVLSHNPDTAKILEKWRVDLQLSGHTHGGHIVIPGFGPAIFHYQKLLKQLPKKLRRWEPLLLGDCSKVVKYWEWAKGFHQISNNQLYVNRGLGTYRPGRLFCPPEVTVITLISQ is encoded by the coding sequence ATGCACTGGTTGTTTACGGGACGTTTAAGAGTAGATGAAATAACGGTAAAGATTGCGGATCTACCACAATCTTTACAAGGTACAAAGCTGGTACAGTTGACAGATTTTCACTATGATGGTTTGCGACTTTCTGAAGAACTTTTAGCACAGGCGATCTCCGCTACTAACAAAGCCGAACCCGATCTAATTCTCTTAACCGGCGACTATGTAACCGACGATCCTACACCAATTCACGAACTAGCCTTACGACTAAAAAACTTACAAAGTCGCTGTGGTATTTACGCCGTCCTCGGAAATCATGATATACATTACAAGCACTCCAAAACAGAAATTACATCTGCACTGAGCAGCATAGGAATTAATGTCCTGTGGAATGAAATCGCCTATCCTCTAGGACAAGAATTACCAATAGTAGGACTAGCTGAATATTGGTCACGGGAATTTAACCCCGCACCAATTATGAACCAACTCAATTCTGATCTACCCCGCATTGTTTTATCTCATAACCCAGATACCGCCAAAATCTTGGAAAAGTGGCGCGTAGATTTGCAACTATCTGGACATACTCACGGAGGTCATATTGTCATACCAGGATTTGGCCCAGCAATTTTTCATTATCAAAAGCTGCTAAAACAACTTCCTAAAAAACTGCGTCGTTGGGAACCATTATTACTAGGAGATTGCTCAAAAGTAGTAAAATATTGGGAATGGGCAAAAGGTTTTCACCAAATTTCCAATAATCAATTATACGTCAATCGCGGCTTAGGAACTTATCGCCCAGGACGTTTATTTTGTCCACCTGAAGTTACTGTAATTACCTTAATTAGCCAATAG
- a CDS encoding DUF4360 domain-containing protein encodes MNHQNFQNTSLKFVPAFLAAATLMTASVSPVFANDKVEIVGAEYGGNGCPGGSASVTVSPDGQELSILFDQFIALGNNTKESRKNCNLTIPIKVPQGLQVSLYDADYRGYVAPRTTGRLRAEYFFAGARGPVFSRSFRGETDYNVRDQLVTVADVWSRCGDSVSMRVNASMVASGQGMATVDSFDLANRGLVYHIKYRRCK; translated from the coding sequence ATGAATCATCAAAATTTCCAGAATACATCTCTAAAATTTGTCCCAGCTTTTTTGGCTGCGGCTACACTAATGACTGCTTCTGTCAGCCCAGTATTTGCTAATGACAAAGTTGAAATTGTCGGCGCAGAATATGGTGGTAACGGTTGTCCTGGAGGATCTGCTAGTGTAACCGTCAGCCCCGATGGTCAAGAACTAAGTATTTTATTTGATCAATTTATAGCGCTAGGGAATAACACCAAAGAAAGTCGCAAAAACTGTAACTTGACCATTCCCATAAAAGTTCCCCAAGGGCTTCAAGTTTCTCTCTATGATGCTGATTATCGAGGTTATGTTGCTCCCCGAACCACTGGGAGACTAAGAGCAGAGTATTTTTTTGCTGGTGCTAGGGGTCCTGTTTTTTCTCGGTCATTTAGAGGCGAAACTGACTACAACGTTCGAGATCAATTAGTGACTGTGGCTGATGTCTGGTCACGCTGTGGCGATAGTGTAAGTATGCGGGTTAATGCTTCGATGGTCGCCAGTGGTCAAGGAATGGCGACTGTTGACTCCTTTGACCTCGCCAACCGTGGTTTGGTTTATCACATTAAATATCGCAGGTGTAAATAA
- a CDS encoding J domain-containing protein yields MSDRLDINHAYEILGLTPGASQGQVKQAYRELVKIWHPDRFFDPQQKQDAEEKIKDINVAYNKLKSEQINTTSSPSASPTNTSTNKVNISVQRWDAQSFYNCGVENANQGKYEEAIADFTKAIRLNPLYVEAYKYRGFVCSQLGFEYRAASDLKKAASLEQNVSHGFEYSRFSRSSRPGLRRKSLLSRWCHKMKKLLKINRRSR; encoded by the coding sequence ATGAGCGATCGCCTTGATATTAATCATGCTTATGAAATTTTAGGACTGACACCGGGTGCTTCACAAGGACAGGTGAAGCAAGCTTACCGTGAGTTGGTGAAGATTTGGCATCCTGATCGCTTTTTTGACCCACAGCAAAAACAGGACGCAGAGGAAAAAATTAAGGATATTAATGTAGCTTACAACAAACTCAAGTCTGAACAGATCAATACTACAAGTTCGCCTTCTGCTTCGCCCACAAATACCTCTACCAATAAGGTAAACATATCTGTCCAGCGCTGGGATGCACAAAGTTTTTATAACTGCGGAGTGGAAAATGCTAATCAAGGAAAATATGAGGAGGCGATCGCAGATTTTACTAAAGCCATTCGTCTCAATCCTCTCTATGTTGAAGCCTACAAATATCGGGGCTTCGTTTGTTCTCAATTGGGGTTTGAATATCGAGCCGCTTCCGATTTAAAAAAAGCTGCATCTTTAGAACAGAATGTCAGTCATGGATTTGAATATTCAAGATTTTCTAGATCATCCCGACCAGGATTAAGGCGTAAATCTTTGTTATCAAGATGGTGTCATAAAATGAAAAAGCTGCTGAAAATTAATAGGCGATCGCGATAA
- a CDS encoding tocopherol cyclase family protein, whose amino-acid sequence MLTIPLNLLQSNQTPHSGYHWDGSNRRFFEGWYYRVTLPDSGQTFAFMYSIEDPIGNQPYSGGAAQVLGINDEYICRTFPDVKKFWGSRDVLGLGHWGKTDLNTPPLYLKPTEFELHVKEGYQATATLNQGEIHDRATGNYCRWLYEIQPIYYWGNQNSIQQSTAGWMSSLQIFEPGWQILMAHGVASGSIDWNGKIYEFTNAPAYGEKNWGGAFPQKWFWLNCNSFDGEPDLALTAGGGKRGVLWWMESVAMIGLHYQGKFYEFVPWNAKVQWDIQPWGRWQMRARNSDYEIELTGTTDLPGTPLRAPTANGLLFCCRDTMQGKLDLELRKLSSGKSQTILKAQSSVCGLEIGGGSWDNSWHSH is encoded by the coding sequence ATGTTAACTATTCCCCTAAATCTTCTTCAGTCAAACCAAACGCCTCATAGTGGATACCATTGGGATGGTAGTAATCGCCGCTTCTTTGAAGGTTGGTATTATCGCGTAACTCTGCCCGATAGTGGTCAAACCTTCGCCTTCATGTACTCCATCGAAGACCCCATTGGTAATCAACCCTATAGCGGTGGCGCAGCCCAAGTCCTGGGGATAAATGATGAGTATATATGCCGTACCTTTCCCGATGTCAAAAAATTCTGGGGTAGTCGAGATGTTCTGGGATTAGGTCATTGGGGTAAAACCGACCTGAACACCCCACCTTTGTACCTCAAGCCTACCGAGTTTGAATTACACGTCAAAGAAGGCTATCAAGCTACAGCTACCTTAAATCAGGGAGAAATTCACGATCGGGCTACAGGTAATTATTGCCGTTGGCTGTACGAAATTCAGCCAATATACTATTGGGGAAATCAAAATAGTATTCAGCAATCAACCGCCGGTTGGATGTCATCTCTACAGATTTTTGAACCTGGATGGCAAATTTTAATGGCTCACGGCGTAGCCAGTGGTTCAATTGATTGGAATGGTAAAATCTATGAATTTACCAACGCCCCAGCTTACGGAGAGAAAAATTGGGGCGGTGCGTTTCCGCAAAAATGGTTTTGGTTAAATTGTAATAGCTTTGATGGCGAACCCGACTTGGCTTTAACAGCTGGCGGTGGTAAGCGTGGAGTGTTGTGGTGGATGGAATCTGTAGCCATGATTGGCTTGCACTATCAAGGCAAGTTTTATGAATTTGTTCCCTGGAATGCAAAAGTACAATGGGATATTCAGCCCTGGGGTAGATGGCAAATGCGCGCGAGAAACTCTGATTATGAAATTGAATTAACGGGAACCACGGATTTACCAGGTACACCCCTGCGTGCGCCCACAGCAAATGGTTTATTATTCTGTTGTCGGGATACCATGCAAGGAAAGCTAGATTTGGAGTTACGAAAATTAAGTAGTGGAAAATCTCAAACAATCCTCAAAGCACAAAGTTCTGTTTGTGGTTTAGAGATAGGCGGCGGTTCTTGGGACAATTCTTGGCATTCTCACTAA
- a CDS encoding YdcF family protein gives MVFALPLLMWLGYQESKIENLPPQAVLVLGGSTSRLEREKFTANFVRAHPSLPIWISGGSPPRSTENVFAKAGVDPKRLYLDYEAVDTVTNFTTLVDELQAQGIKSVYLITSEFHMRRARVVGEIVLGSRGIQLKPVPVPSNNMHEPVDKSIRDGARALIWVATGYTGADHIKRQ, from the coding sequence ATGGTTTTCGCCCTACCTCTATTAATGTGGTTGGGATACCAGGAATCGAAAATTGAAAATTTGCCACCCCAAGCAGTATTAGTCTTGGGCGGTTCTACGTCACGTTTAGAACGAGAGAAATTTACAGCCAATTTTGTCCGCGCGCATCCAAGTTTACCAATTTGGATTTCTGGGGGGAGTCCACCTAGATCAACTGAGAATGTGTTTGCCAAGGCTGGCGTTGATCCTAAGCGATTATATCTCGATTATGAAGCTGTAGATACTGTTACTAATTTTACTACATTAGTAGATGAGTTGCAAGCTCAAGGTATTAAGAGTGTTTATTTAATTACTTCGGAGTTTCATATGCGCCGCGCCCGTGTCGTTGGCGAGATAGTTTTGGGGAGTAGGGGTATTCAATTAAAACCTGTGCCAGTACCTTCAAACAATATGCATGAACCAGTGGATAAGTCTATCCGTGATGGTGCTAGAGCCTTAATTTGGGTGGCTACTGGTTACACTGGTGCAGATCATATTAAAAGACAGTGA
- a CDS encoding DUF2288 domain-containing protein → MSDLRAELTEILDEAEWEWLIPHVKRDAVIVVAEDLDLLDVGVAIASDQISSVQQWIDQQLMAKPSDTQLGNWNSDRTKRFHTLIIQPYVLVKEMAA, encoded by the coding sequence ATGTCGGATTTAAGAGCAGAACTAACAGAAATTCTGGATGAGGCTGAGTGGGAATGGCTAATTCCTCATGTAAAACGGGATGCGGTGATTGTGGTCGCAGAGGATTTGGACTTGCTAGATGTGGGAGTGGCGATCGCCAGTGATCAAATTTCATCGGTACAACAATGGATTGATCAGCAATTAATGGCTAAACCTTCAGATACACAACTGGGAAATTGGAATAGCGATCGCACCAAACGATTTCACACTCTAATCATTCAGCCCTATGTTCTAGTCAAAGAAATGGCAGCATAA
- a CDS encoding lysophospholipid acyltransferase family protein — MTREREPLISLALYHAFKWSIVSPMLHAYFRGRIYGVENVPKSGKLVVVSNHASYFDPPIVSNCVRRPVAYMAKEELFEVPVLAQAIKLYGAYPVSRGSGDRNSIRSALEYLENGWAVGVFLEGTRTPDGRITDPKRGAALLAAKAKAPFLPVSLWGSEKILQKGSAIPRAVPLTIRIGKLIDAPTSTNKAELQAVTDHCATAINQLHDLGR; from the coding sequence GTGACCAGAGAACGCGAACCTTTAATCAGTCTGGCACTATACCACGCTTTTAAGTGGTCGATTGTCAGCCCCATGCTTCATGCTTACTTTCGGGGGCGCATTTATGGAGTGGAAAATGTCCCCAAATCAGGGAAACTAGTAGTGGTGAGTAATCATGCTAGTTACTTTGATCCGCCGATTGTCTCTAATTGTGTCCGTCGTCCAGTGGCGTATATGGCTAAGGAAGAGTTATTTGAAGTCCCAGTTTTGGCACAAGCAATTAAATTGTATGGTGCTTACCCGGTGAGTCGGGGTAGTGGCGATCGCAATTCTATTCGTTCAGCCCTGGAGTATCTGGAAAATGGCTGGGCTGTGGGTGTTTTCTTAGAAGGTACTCGCACCCCCGATGGTAGAATTACAGATCCTAAAAGAGGGGCTGCACTACTAGCGGCGAAGGCTAAAGCACCATTCTTACCGGTGAGTTTATGGGGTTCTGAAAAGATATTACAAAAAGGCTCGGCTATCCCTCGTGCGGTTCCCTTAACTATTCGGATTGGTAAATTAATTGATGCGCCCACTTCTACGAATAAAGCAGAATTACAAGCGGTGACAGATCATTGTGCGACAGCAATTAATCAGTTACATGATTTAGGACGCTAA
- the fabD gene encoding ACP S-malonyltransferase, translated as MTKTAWVFPGQGSQALGMGIDLLDIPSAKDKFAQAEAILGWSVTDLCQNEEEKLSQTLYTQPSLYVVESILADILRERGHKPDVVAGHSLGEYIALYIAGAFEWSAGLHLVKRRAELMDSSTGGMMAALMNFDREQLEIVLAQTPDAVLANDNSPGQVVISGTPEAVREVMSQVKVKRAIPLRTSGAFHSPFMAAAAAEFQDILESVEFQPVVVPVMSNVDPSPSTDAKIIKQRLSQQMTGSVRWREISLQLPTQGIEQVVEIGPGNVLTNLIKRTTPDLTLKNVRNAADLSV; from the coding sequence ATGACTAAAACTGCATGGGTGTTTCCCGGACAAGGTTCTCAAGCCCTGGGAATGGGAATTGACTTATTAGATATACCAAGCGCTAAAGATAAATTTGCCCAAGCTGAAGCTATTTTGGGCTGGTCTGTCACGGACTTATGTCAAAACGAAGAAGAAAAGTTATCACAGACGCTCTACACACAGCCAAGCCTATATGTGGTAGAAAGCATCCTGGCTGATATCCTCCGGGAACGGGGACATAAACCAGATGTAGTGGCTGGTCACAGTTTGGGTGAATATATTGCCCTTTACATTGCAGGTGCGTTTGAGTGGTCGGCTGGGTTACACCTAGTCAAGCGTCGGGCTGAACTCATGGATAGTTCCACAGGTGGAATGATGGCGGCTTTGATGAACTTTGACCGCGAACAGTTAGAAATCGTTCTGGCTCAGACACCAGATGCAGTTTTAGCCAATGATAACAGTCCGGGTCAGGTGGTGATTTCTGGTACTCCAGAAGCTGTACGAGAAGTTATGTCTCAAGTTAAAGTTAAACGTGCTATCCCCTTAAGAACTTCTGGAGCATTTCATTCACCCTTTATGGCGGCGGCGGCGGCGGAGTTCCAAGATATTCTAGAATCAGTGGAATTTCAGCCAGTTGTTGTACCAGTAATGTCTAATGTAGATCCATCTCCATCTACTGATGCCAAAATTATCAAGCAGCGCCTCAGCCAACAAATGACTGGTTCGGTACGCTGGCGAGAAATTTCTCTGCAATTACCAACACAAGGTATTGAGCAAGTTGTGGAAATTGGCCCTGGGAATGTGCTAACTAATTTGATTAAACGCACGACTCCTGATTTAACCTTAAAAAATGTTCGTAATGCGGCGGATTTGTCAGTTTAG
- a CDS encoding beta-ketoacyl-ACP synthase 3, giving the protein MEKLGIAITGSGSAVPKTHLTNEALSELVETSDEWISTRTGIRQRCLALPSESLSTLAADAGSQAIASAGIKATDLDLILLATSTPDDLFGSACQIQAQLGATNAVAFDLTAACSGFVFGLVTAAQYIKTGVYQNVLLIGADILSRWVDWQDRRTCVLFGDGAGAVVLQANQSDRLLGFSLKSDGTQNHYLNLAYTSSAQELLPDVNITKGTYQPITMNGKEVYRFAVQKVPEIIDKALFQANLTVDQIDWLILHQANQRILDSVAQRLNIPENKVISNLANYGNTSAASIPLALDEAVRSGKIKPNDIIAASGFGAGLTWGAAIFKWGR; this is encoded by the coding sequence GTGGAAAAGTTAGGCATAGCAATTACAGGGAGCGGCTCGGCAGTACCAAAAACTCACCTCACTAACGAGGCGCTGAGTGAACTGGTAGAAACTTCAGATGAGTGGATCAGCACAAGAACGGGAATTCGTCAACGGTGTTTGGCGCTACCATCTGAGTCTTTGAGTACCCTCGCTGCTGATGCGGGTAGTCAAGCGATCGCCTCTGCCGGAATTAAAGCCACAGACCTGGACTTGATTTTGCTGGCGACATCCACCCCTGATGATTTATTTGGCAGTGCTTGTCAAATTCAAGCTCAACTAGGAGCCACAAACGCAGTCGCCTTTGATTTGACAGCTGCTTGCTCTGGTTTTGTCTTTGGGCTAGTCACAGCTGCCCAATATATCAAAACAGGAGTTTACCAAAATGTACTCTTAATTGGGGCAGATATCCTCTCTCGCTGGGTAGATTGGCAAGACCGGCGGACTTGTGTGTTATTCGGCGATGGTGCTGGGGCGGTAGTATTGCAAGCGAATCAAAGCGATCGCCTATTAGGATTTTCCCTAAAAAGTGATGGTACACAAAACCATTACCTGAATCTGGCTTATACCTCTTCTGCACAAGAATTACTCCCAGACGTAAATATCACTAAAGGCACTTATCAGCCCATAACCATGAACGGCAAAGAAGTCTACCGCTTTGCTGTGCAAAAAGTTCCAGAAATTATTGATAAAGCATTATTTCAAGCTAATCTCACTGTTGACCAAATAGATTGGCTAATATTACATCAAGCAAATCAACGGATTCTTGATTCCGTTGCCCAACGCCTAAATATTCCCGAAAACAAAGTAATTAGCAATCTCGCCAATTACGGTAATACCTCCGCCGCCTCCATTCCCCTAGCCCTAGATGAAGCCGTGCGCTCAGGCAAAATCAAACCTAACGACATCATTGCTGCATCTGGCTTTGGGGCTGGATTAACTTGGGGCGCAGCCATCTTTAAATGGGGAAGATAG
- the plsX gene encoding phosphate acyltransferase PlsX: MGSTGVRIAIDAMGGDHAPGEIVAGALRASEELGVKVLLVGDPQKIAAALPPKTNLERVEIVPAEEAIAMDEEPLNAVRRKRKASINVAMDLVKQQKADAVFSAGHSGAAMAAALLRLGRLPGIDRPAIGTVFPTIKAGKPVLILDVGANVDCRPKFLEQFAVMGSTYSQYVLGVDKPEIGLLNIGEEDTKGNEVALRAHQLLKENSQINFIGNAEGRDVLSGNFDVIVCDGFVGNVLLKFAEAVGEVILQILREELPQGLQGKIGTAILKPNLKRVKQRMDHAEHGGALLLGVAGVCFIGHGSSQAASIFNAIRTAKEAVDNQVLQRLQSQYEILEQETS, encoded by the coding sequence ATGGGATCGACTGGCGTACGGATAGCAATTGACGCAATGGGAGGGGATCATGCACCCGGTGAAATCGTTGCTGGCGCATTGCGCGCTAGTGAAGAATTGGGTGTGAAAGTATTGTTAGTTGGTGATCCCCAAAAAATTGCAGCTGCCTTGCCCCCAAAAACTAATTTGGAGCGGGTAGAGATCGTTCCTGCTGAGGAAGCGATCGCAATGGATGAGGAGCCTTTGAATGCAGTCAGACGCAAACGCAAGGCTTCTATTAATGTAGCAATGGATTTAGTCAAGCAGCAAAAGGCAGATGCCGTGTTTTCTGCGGGACACTCTGGGGCAGCTATGGCAGCAGCTTTACTCCGCCTGGGAAGATTGCCAGGAATAGACCGCCCCGCCATTGGCACGGTTTTTCCGACAATCAAAGCTGGTAAACCAGTACTGATACTTGATGTTGGTGCCAATGTAGACTGCCGCCCTAAGTTTTTAGAGCAGTTTGCCGTCATGGGATCAACTTATAGCCAGTATGTATTAGGTGTTGACAAGCCTGAAATCGGTTTGTTGAATATTGGTGAAGAAGATACTAAGGGCAATGAAGTCGCACTGCGCGCCCACCAACTACTCAAGGAAAATTCCCAAATTAATTTTATTGGTAATGCTGAAGGGCGTGATGTCCTTTCGGGTAACTTTGATGTGATTGTCTGCGATGGCTTTGTGGGCAATGTGTTATTAAAATTTGCCGAAGCAGTGGGTGAAGTGATTTTGCAAATCTTGCGGGAAGAATTACCCCAAGGATTGCAAGGTAAAATTGGCACAGCAATTTTAAAACCTAACCTGAAGCGAGTTAAACAGCGCATGGATCATGCCGAACATGGTGGTGCGTTGCTTTTAGGTGTTGCCGGAGTCTGTTTTATTGGACACGGTAGCTCTCAAGCTGCTTCTATTTTTAATGCCATTCGCACGGCAAAGGAAGCTGTAGACAATCAGGTGCTGCAAAGACTTCAGTCTCAATATGAAATCCTAGAACAGGAAACCAGTTAG
- a CDS encoding leucyl aminopeptidase — protein MKIQLSNTPLLEWAGDSLAIGLFEDAVELTGELAKLDEQFGGVLKELIAEEEFTAKAYSTIFTRVSAGSPIRKIILVGLGKPDALKLETLRRAAAAVARVAKKQKSKNLGLSLPLWDNKPAETAQAIAEGIQLALYQDIRFKSEPEDKGAKIETVDLLGLAGQEAAITRANQIVSGVNLARELVAAPANEVTPITLAETAQAIATEHGIEIQILEREDCEKLGMGAFLGVAQASDLPPKFIHLTYKPAGTPRRKLAIIGKGLTFDSGGLNIKGAGSGIETMKIDMGGAGATLGAAKAIAQIKPDVEVHFISAATENMISGRAMHPGDILKASNGKTIEVNNTDAEGRLTLADALVYADKLGVDAVIDLATLTGACVVALGEDIAGLFTPDDAVASQLEQAAESAGEKLWRMPMEDKYFEGLKSGIADMKNTGPRYGGSITAALFLKQFIKDTPWAHLDVAGPVWTDKENGYNSAGATGYGVRTLVNWVMSD, from the coding sequence ATGAAAATTCAACTCAGTAACACGCCTCTGCTAGAATGGGCAGGCGATAGTTTGGCAATTGGATTATTTGAAGATGCAGTAGAGTTAACTGGTGAACTGGCAAAATTAGATGAGCAGTTTGGCGGTGTCTTAAAAGAACTGATTGCTGAGGAAGAATTTACAGCCAAAGCCTACAGCACCATTTTCACTCGTGTTAGTGCTGGTAGCCCGATCCGGAAAATAATTTTAGTTGGTTTGGGGAAACCAGACGCGTTAAAACTAGAAACCTTGCGGCGTGCGGCTGCTGCTGTGGCTAGGGTGGCAAAAAAGCAAAAAAGCAAAAACCTGGGTTTGAGTTTGCCATTGTGGGATAACAAGCCTGCGGAAACTGCTCAGGCGATCGCCGAAGGTATACAATTAGCTCTTTACCAAGACATTCGCTTTAAGTCTGAACCAGAAGATAAAGGCGCAAAAATTGAAACCGTAGATTTACTGGGATTAGCTGGACAAGAAGCCGCGATTACCCGCGCCAATCAAATCGTTTCTGGGGTAAATTTAGCCAGGGAATTGGTAGCAGCACCAGCCAATGAGGTGACACCGATTACCTTAGCAGAAACAGCCCAGGCGATCGCCACTGAACACGGCATTGAGATCCAAATTTTAGAACGGGAAGACTGCGAAAAGCTGGGTATGGGGGCGTTTTTAGGAGTCGCCCAAGCCTCAGACTTGCCACCAAAATTCATTCACCTCACATACAAACCCGCAGGGACACCCAGACGCAAACTAGCAATCATTGGTAAAGGTTTAACCTTCGATTCCGGCGGACTTAACATTAAAGGTGCTGGTAGCGGTATCGAAACCATGAAAATTGACATGGGCGGTGCTGGTGCTACCTTGGGTGCAGCCAAAGCCATTGCCCAAATTAAGCCAGATGTAGAAGTTCACTTCATTTCAGCCGCCACAGAAAACATGATTAGCGGTCGCGCTATGCACCCTGGCGACATCCTCAAAGCATCAAACGGCAAAACAATCGAAGTGAACAACACCGACGCTGAAGGGCGTTTAACCCTAGCTGATGCCTTGGTGTATGCAGACAAATTGGGAGTAGATGCAGTCATTGATTTAGCTACCCTCACAGGTGCTTGCGTTGTGGCTTTAGGTGAAGATATTGCCGGCTTATTTACTCCAGATGATGCGGTAGCTTCCCAACTGGAACAAGCTGCCGAAAGCGCCGGCGAAAAACTGTGGCGGATGCCAATGGAAGACAAATATTTTGAAGGACTGAAATCGGGAATTGCGGACATGAAAAATACCGGGCCACGTTATGGTGGTTCCATTACTGCTGCCCTTTTCCTGAAGCAATTCATCAAAGACACCCCTTGGGCGCACTTAGACGTTGCTGGCCCAGTTTGGACAGACAAAGAAAACGGCTACAACAGCGCAGGTGCTACAGGCTACGGTGTGCGAACCCTAGTTAATTGGGTCATGAGTGATTAA
- a CDS encoding type I restriction-modification system subunit M N-terminal domain-containing protein: MANESSGIVQKFWNYCKVLCDDGVSYNDYLEQLTWLLFLKMVEEQNQHFTFKTNPFRFEDLQDFIQCFNPENRH, encoded by the coding sequence ATGGCTAACGAATCTTCTGGAATTGTTCAAAAATTCTGGAATTATTGCAAAGTCCTTTGTGATGATGGCGTTAGCTATAATGACTATCTAGAACAGCTTACCTGGTTACTATTTTTAAAGATGGTTGAGGAACAAAACCAACATTTCACGTTTAAAACTAATCCTTTCCGGTTTGAAGATTTACAAGATTTTATTCAATGTTTTAATCCTGAAAATCGCCATTAA